The Bradyrhizobium barranii subsp. barranii genome segment GCCGTTGCCAAAATCCATTTCATGTGCGGTCTCCGATCGTGAAAGATGTACGGATCCAACGGATCTGGACGCACTCCGTTCCGACTCGCAAAGTTCAGCACTACTCGTTCTGAGCGCGTCGCAAAGCATCGGTCAGCTTCCCCTTCTCTCTCTGCCAACGAGCCTCCTCGTCTTGAGCCCTTTTCCCGACGGCGTCGCGCTCCGCTTCGATGTGGCCTGCTCGGACATCATGTTCGCGCTGGGCTTTATCGAATGCAGCCTGCGCCTTGGCGACCGCTCGATCGCGACGCTCGCGCTTCTTGGCGTCCTCAGCGAGTTCGCTCCGGCGCGCTGCGTCACGCTGCTTCCGCTCCCGCTCGAAATCGACCGCGGCCCTGCTGACCGCTTTCTCGCTGATCTGCGGGCCTGTGGACTTCTTCGCCTTCGATCGGCTCGTGTGAGGATGTTCGACTTCCTCGCTGGTCGGCAGGTCGGAATGCTCGGCGAAGCGTCCGTTCGATCCGGCGGGGCGCCTAAGCACCACGCCAGGCTGCGCCATCGTCGCGGCAACGGCGTCGGGGTCGTCCGTCTCCTTCGCGGCGCCCTGATGAAAGAGGTTGCTACCCGCGCCCCAGGCGTCCAGCGCCGCTTTCATCGATGGCGCCGAGATCGCCAGATCATAGAATCCCAGCGAGGTCTGGTAGGTTTTCAGTTTTCTTGGCATGGAGCCTGCGGGCCGGTGGTGACGTTAGATCTCAACGCCGACGGGCGAACCAAACTCCCAGCACGAAAGCCGCCAAGAGCGAGCGCAACGGCGCTTCCACCGTCACCTTCCGGAGCCGCTCGGCCAATTCCTCCGCCCACCGTCCGAGGTCCACTTGCTTCTTAGTCCATGGCTTCTCCCGAAGAGAATTCTCAAGACCGTGCTGATCATTCGTCAACCCGGAGGCTTCTGTCATCGCCGCGGTTTCGCTTGCATCCATACACTCCTCCTACGTCTGCCAAAGTCCTCGGGACCTATCGGTTCCTAAGCCGACTTTCGCCGTGCTCCGGCGGCCGGCTTCTTTACGGCCGCTTCCTTCGCCGCCTTCTTGCCGGCGATCGGCATCAGCATCTCCTTTTGGCCCGCCGAGGCCTTCTTCGCCTTCTTGACCGGCTTTTTCGGTGCCTTGGTCTCGGCCGCGGCGCCGCCGACGCTCTTCCGCGGCGCGTCCATCAGATCGACGACGTTCTCGCCCCTCGGCCGTTCTTTCGGAGTGATCGGCTTCCCCGCGCGCTTCAGATTGATGAGGTCGACCAGCGCTGTCTCGTAATGATCCTCGAACTTCTCGGGATCGAACCGACCCGCCTTCTGGTTGACGATGTGCCTGGCTAGGTCGAGCATGTCCTTCGTTACTTTGACGTCCTGGATATCGTCGAAATATTCCGCCGGATCGCGAACCTCATACGGATAGCGCAGCAGGGTGCCTATCAGCCCTTTGTCTCTAGGTTCAAGCGCGATGATGTGCTCGCGGTTGGTCAGCACCACGCGTCCGATAGCGACCTTGTCCATATCTCGGATGGTCTCGCGAATGACCGCGAAGGCGTCGTGGCCGACTTTCCCGTCCGGACGCAGATAGTAGGGCCTGATCAGATACCGTGGGTCGATCTCGGTACGGTCGACAAACTCGTCGATCTCGATGGTCCGGGTCGATTCCAGCGCGAGCTCCTCCAGCTCCTCCTTGGTCACCTCGATGAACTGGTCCTTCTCAAGCTGGTAGCCCTTAACGATGTCCTCGCTGGGGACCTCGTCGCCGGTATCGGCGTCGACCTTCAGGTACTTGATCCGATGGCCAGTCTGCCGATTGAGCTGATTGAAGTTGATCTTCTCGCTCTCGGACGTCGCCGGATAGAGCGCGACGGGACAGGTAACGAGGGACAGTCGGAGGAAGCCCTTCCAGTTCGATCGCGGGGCCATGGTGAACACAACGCTCCAGGGTACGGGGACTTCGACTCAAGACGAACGGGGGCGACCCGTTCCGACACGCGAACCGCTCGTCCCCGAGATTCATTCTAGGCCTCAGCCGGGTCTACGGCACCCTGCGGCAGTCCGGCGGCGCAGCCGAGATCGAGAGCGCGCGCGGACGAGGAACGACGGAGCGGCTGCTTCTGCGCAGGACCGACCGAATCCCATCGAACGTCGAGAAGGCCACGGTCGAGGCTGAGCCCGAAGCCCGACGAGCGAGCGTCCTAGTCGTGGACGACGATCCGGACTTCCGCGCTTTCCTCAAGGATTCGCTGGAAAGTACTTGGCTACCGGCCGTGTCATCACCGAAGGCGGAGCCACGGCCACCGAGGCCATCGGCGCGGTAACGCCGGACGCGGCGATACTCGATTTCGCGATGCCCGGAATGAGCGGCGCGGACGTCGCTCGGCGCCTGAGGCGATTGCCCGACCTCCCCGTGATCTTCGCCAGCGGCTACTCCGAAACGGCCGCTGTCAGCCGAACGCTCCCGCCTGTTGCGGAATCCCTTTAAGGTCGACGAACTTCAGGTTGCTCTTCGCGGACTCGTGGACGACCCCCAGCTCCCCCAGCCGTAGCGGGTTCCGGCTCGTCCCTTCCGACACCGTGTATGAATTTGTACTCTCGCTCGCCAGGAACGGAAACGCGTGCCCGGAGTCATGCTCGAAAATCAGGAAACAGTAACATAACACGTCGCAGTCGCACGACCGGCAAGCCGCGATCACGCTCCTCAAAATAACCAAAGCTACCTCGGATCAGGACACGGCAGCGCGCCTGGCCACTTCTGGAGCGATCACGGTTCCTGAGGCGGCTAGTCGCCACGAAGCGATAGGCTTATCCGGGTCACGATCCCGTCCCAGTCGCGCTCTTCGCTGGCCGGATAGTTGATGAGCACGCAGTGGACCATGCGGCCGGAAAAATTGCAGCGGTCGTACCAGACCTTGTCGCCCTTGTAGCTCGAGACCGCGAAAAAGCGCGACGTCACGCGCTTGTACTGGATCTGCGCGGGCGGACGCTTCTTGGCGAGGAAAGCGGCCGGGGAATCGTTCGAAACGTTGGGAGCCGCCTGCACCGTGATGTCCGCTCGGCCGTCGGGGGTCCGGAACCGCTGACCGTAGCCGTCGGGCTTGCTCGACTGTTCGGTGAAGATCGAGGCCGGGAAATCGACCGCGGTGCCGGTCTCGGGAATGGCGTAGGTCGTCCATCGGACGGGCTGTGCCGTCGCGGCGCAGGCCGTGGTGGCAAGAACCAGTGTGGCGGTCAAAATTACCTTCTTCATGGCGTCCCTGTTCCTCGCATTCAAGCCGACTGCGTTCGCCTGCTGTCAGGGAAAAGTCGGCGTCAACAGCTCTGTTCCACTTCGAGCCGGGATCCACAAAAGAGGGCTCATTAGTCTGAATCGGCGGGAACGCGCTCTTCACCTTCGGCAACAGGCGCTCCAGTGGGGTGCCTGCGGTTCGTGGTGGTCGTCGATGCGGCGCCGGTGGTTGTATCCGCGCGGCGTGGTCGAGGTGCTGCTCGAGCTGGTCCGGACCGGCTCTTCGACGAACTTGAGCTTGTCCATCGGGACGGCGATGTCGTGCTCGCCCATGCCGAGGAAGCCGCCGATGCCGATCACCGCCGCGTCGATCCTGCCGCTCTTGTCGACGATCAGTTCGTTGATGTCGCCCAGCTTCTCGTTGGCCTCGTTGTAGACGTTCAGGTCCATCAGCTTGGAGGCGCGCCAATTTCCCTTGAGTGCCACCATCGCGTCTGAGGGCTGAGCGGTCGCCGCCGGAGCGGCGCGATCGGACGGCTGAGTGGATTGCGCGAACGCAGCGTCGCCGATCACGGCGGTGCAGAGCAAAACGACGGCAAGAAAGCTTTTCATCGATTGGATGCCGGCCCCCAACGTCCGGAATTGCCGCTTGTTCCCGATCGAGGAACAGTGCGACCAAGGACTCGAGGTGGCCCGTGCTTTCCGGCGTCCTTCACCGACGTTCGGTGGTCACAAGCCGTACGACGATCCGCTTGCCTACCGAGTGGAGGCAGGCTTCCGAGAAATTGGGCCACACCTGTTTTGCGCAGTCTTCCGCTTGCTTCGCGGACTCTTCGGATGCACGACCGTTCGGGTGCGCAGAGGACGGTTCGTCCGCAAGAGCCGCCGTAGCGAGCAGAACAAGAGCTGCCGTCGCGGAGAAGATCGTCTTCATTGGAGCCTCCTGGTAGGCAGCTCAACGAGCTGGAATCCAAGCCGTTCCCTGAAAGGCGAGAACAGGCCGACCCTTTTCGGATCCTTTGCGTCCGCGCGAGCCGGAAGTGCTGTCTTACGCAAGGCGTCCTGCGAGCAGCCCCCGATATCGGCTTTCGTACTCATTCGCCATCCGGCTTGCGGCCAAGCGCTCCTCGAACCGGGCGCGGACCACTCGTATGTCCAGCCGGCCCAATTCTTTCACGGCCTTGATCGCCTGCTCCTCCCCGTCGACGATGAAGCCGGTGACGCCGTCGTCCACCACTTCCGGCACCGAGCCTGATCGATACGCGATCACGGGTGTCCCGCACGCCATTGCCTCGATCATGACCAGACCGAACGGCTCGGGCCAACCGATTGGAAACAGCAGGCCTGCTGCGTTCGCGAGGAACGGCTGCTTCTTCGCGTCGTCGACCTCGCCGACGAGTTGGACCTGCTGGCCATCGATGTTAGGCTCGAGGTGATTTTTGAAATAGGCCCTCTCCGCGCGAGGGATCTTGGCGGCTATCCGCAGCGGCATCCGCGCCCCGCGCGCGATGCGCATGGCGTCCTCGGGCCCTTTATCTGCCGTCAACCGACCGAGAAAGGCCAAGTACGAACCTGATTCACAAGAGGGCCGAAACAGGTCCTTGGGCAGTCCATGCTGGATCGTCGCGATCCAGTTCGCCTCCGGTAGCGGCCGACGCTGGTCGTCCGAAATCGAGACGAATGGAGCGTCCGCAAAAGCACGCATAACCTGGGGCAGGCCTAGGAGATCGAGTCGGCCGTGCATTGTCGTCAGGAAAGGCACGCCGGTCCGGCGCAGCACCGGAAGGGGCAACCAGTCGACGTGGGAGTGGATCACGTCGAAGTCGCGCGCGCGCTTGGCGATGGCCTCGATCAGAAGCGCGCAGGCGGCATTCGGGTCCGCACCCTTCCGCCCTAGGCGCAACGCGCGCGGCCACACCGCCTGGAGCTTTCCCTTCGTCTTCGAGTCCCCGCTTGCGAACAGGGTGACGTCGTGTCCGAATTCGACCAGTTCGTCCACCAGCCAAGCGATCACACGCTCGGTGCCGCCGTAAAGCTTTGGAGGGACACTCTCGGCCAACGGAGCAAGTTGGGCAATCCGCATCGGCTAGGCCCCGGACACGAACCGCAGAACTAGCACGACAACTGCGGACATGAGGAATGAAATCGCGAGCAGCGTCCATGCCGGTCTCGTGCTTCCGCGAGCCACTCGCGCCGCGAGCATTTTTATGGCCGTCAACATTCGTCTCCAGCAAGCCGCTGCAGGTAAGCTATCCCGAAGCCAGCGAGTTCTTCGGTATCGCTCCTCCACGCTTAGGACTTGCTGTAGAGGTGGCGCTCCAGCAGGAGCGCCGGCTATCGTGTGCATCGACATCGGGGTGCCGCGCGCGGTACACCGTCCAGGCGGTCTCCGTGGCTTTTCTTCAAGACGACTTCGTCGACCATGCTCACTCTCCGGTGACCGAACCCAGTCGCTGCCAACTCAAAGCATTCCGGAAAGTTTCCGGTTTTTCCCGATCCTAGACAACGGGCTGGTCAGGATGCCTTCGCCCGCGCTCGCTCACGTGCCGCCCGGCGGCTCTGCAGGCGTTGGCTCGGCCGGCCCTTATGGAGCCAAGAAGCCTGGGCGCGGCCTCTGCGCCGTCGTGGCGTTCGACGGAGCAGCCCGTTCCAGCTGCGGCTCGGAAGGCCTGGCTTCCATGAAGTCGAGCACGGTCCGGCCTTGTCGGTGATCCGAACTACCGCCTGTTACCGCGACTCCTATCCGGTCGTTCGGCACGACTGGCATCGGCACTATCGGCACTGGTGAGAGCTGTCGGTCCGCTCGAAAGCGAGACGCCGGTCGGGGATCCTTTTCTGTAGCGTTGCCGGGATAAAATAGCTTTGAGCAGCGCTTCACTCCTCGATTGCACAAGCGGGATCACGAGCAATCATCTTCAAGCTGCAGCCCCCTCCCCGACTTGGAGCGGTAGACCTCTGACGGACGGCTAAGAGCCGAGCCATATGGAGCTGTCACTAACTGATTGAACTCATCGTCAGAAGCGTCCGCACGAACCATTATGACAATTAGGAACGCAATCAGTCGAGCGGAGTTAAGTCGCCGCTTCGCATGCTGTGCGCGAGGCCGAGCGAAGGAAGCCCATGCGTCGCGTTCGACTTGTGATAGCAGATCGACGTCCCATTGTTCTGCAGGGTTTTGCATCGCTGCTCGGAGCGCAGCCCGATTTCGAAGTAGTCGCATGCTGTCTTGATGGAGCAAGTTGCCTTGCGGCCATTCGCAGTTTGACCCCCGATGTGGTGTTACTGGAGGACGGATTCACCGATGTAACCGCCTCCGACATCCTCGCCGTCGCGGACGACGAAGGTCTTTCCTCCCGGCTGGTGTTCTTCACTGCTACTGTCGCCTGCGGCGATCTCGCCAGGGCACTGGCGACCGGTGCTTGCGGCGCGATTTCGATGAACGCCAAACCAGAAGCGCTGCTGCAGTCCCTGAGGTTGGAAAAATCGGGGTCAGACCTGGCGAGGGTCGGTAACGAAGCTAATGGAATCGCCTCGTTCGGCAATAACGTTCTGGGGGTTCTGACCGTCAACGAGCGGACGATCATGGATCTCGTCGCCGAAGGTTTGTCGGACAGTGAAATTGCTCGGATGCTCGGTGTCTCTCTGGAGATCGTGAGGATTCACATCGACCACGCGCGAGAGAAGCTCAGAATCAACAGCCGGACGGAGCTCGCCGCGCTTGCATTGTCGCGCCGTTATGGCGCGATGAGTATCCTGGCAGCTGCGATCTGGGCAGCGTTGGACGATTCGCCCGGTCACGCCGCAACCGAAAGTTTCACGGTCATGGCCGCAAACGGCTGCGCGGAAGTCGTCACCATTAAAATTAGCCGCAAGGAAGCAGTATCAGGTGGCACCCCGGCCAGAGGCGCGAGCAAGGACCGCGCCGGCGCCGCAAGCGGGACGTCATCGCCGACCGGCAAACTCGTCGACCCCGTGGCCGAGATTGCCGCGAGCCAATTTGTGCAGGCAGCACTGAACGCGCCGAGGTCGGGTTCGAGCAGCTACAACATCTTCATGGTTGCAGCTTTCGCCGCCTTGATCTACGAGGTCGATGGTGCCAACCACGCCGTGCAAGCGTTCGATTTCGGCGATGACATCGTTACTTCATCAACCGCAAGCGACGCCAACGGACCGGCATCCGCACTTCTCGGCTGCGCAAATTTCGGCGGTACGGCCGTGTACGGTGGGGCGTTCGCATTCGAGTTCGCCCAAGGCGATACAATCGCCACAGACGGCAGCGAGCTTTATGTCGGCAACGCCCATGCGGAGGATCGCGGCAGTGGCCGAGAAACTGCTATTCCCCGAGGTTCCGGGACCATTGATGTTGTTGCGGCGGCGGCGAACGAAGCCGCGCAACGTGACCCCACGCAGACAGGCCGGGAAAACGGGTCAAATCAAGGTCGATCGCAATCCGATTTGCGCGCTCCCGACAACAACTCCGAAGCCGCTAAGCTTGAGACCGCGGGAGACAGTTTAAATCACGGTCAATCGCAGAAGGCCCTGCATGAGTCCGACGACGGCTCCGTGGCCGCCAAGGGGCATGCCAAGCATGAGACCCTGGGAGACGGTTCAAATCACGGTCAATCGCAGAAGGCCCTGCATGAGTCCGACGACGGCTCCGTGGCCGCCAAGGGGCATGCCAAGCATGAGACCCTGGGAGACGGTTCAAATCACGGTCAATCGCAGAAGGCCCTGCAGGAGTTCGACAACGGTTCCGTGGCCGCCAAGGGGCATGCCAAGCATGAGACCCTGGGAGACGGTGCAAATCACGGTCAATCGCAGAAGGCCCTGCAGGAGTCCGACAACGGCTCCGTGGCCGCCAAGGGGCATGCCAAGCATGAGACCCTGGGAGACGGTTCAAATCACGGTCAATCGCAGAAGGCCCTGCA includes the following:
- a CDS encoding cell envelope integrity/translocation protein TolA, which codes for MPRKLKTYQTSLGFYDLAISAPSMKAALDAWGAGSNLFHQGAAKETDDPDAVAATMAQPGVVLRRPAGSNGRFAEHSDLPTSEEVEHPHTSRSKAKKSTGPQISEKAVSRAAVDFERERKQRDAARRSELAEDAKKRERRDRAVAKAQAAFDKAQREHDVRAGHIEAERDAVGKRAQDEEARWQREKGKLTDALRRAQNE
- the ku gene encoding non-homologous end joining protein Ku; this encodes MAPRSNWKGFLRLSLVTCPVALYPATSESEKINFNQLNRQTGHRIKYLKVDADTGDEVPSEDIVKGYQLEKDQFIEVTKEELEELALESTRTIEIDEFVDRTEIDPRYLIRPYYLRPDGKVGHDAFAVIRETIRDMDKVAIGRVVLTNREHIIALEPRDKGLIGTLLRYPYEVRDPAEYFDDIQDVKVTKDMLDLARHIVNQKAGRFDPEKFEDHYETALVDLINLKRAGKPITPKERPRGENVVDLMDAPRKSVGGAAAETKAPKKPVKKAKKASAGQKEMLMPIAGKKAAKEAAVKKPAAGARRKSA
- a CDS encoding response regulator, whose product is MATGRVITEGGATATEAIGAVTPDAAILDFAMPGMSGADVARRLRRLPDLPVIFASGYSETAAVSRTLPPVAESL
- a CDS encoding PRC-barrel domain-containing protein, which encodes MIGDAAFAQSTQPSDRAAPAATAQPSDAMVALKGNWRASKLMDLNVYNEANEKLGDINELIVDKSGRIDAAVIGIGGFLGMGEHDIAVPMDKLKFVEEPVRTSSSSTSTTPRGYNHRRRIDDHHEPQAPHWSACCRR
- a CDS encoding glycosyltransferase family 4 protein, which produces MRIAQLAPLAESVPPKLYGGTERVIAWLVDELVEFGHDVTLFASGDSKTKGKLQAVWPRALRLGRKGADPNAACALLIEAIAKRARDFDVIHSHVDWLPLPVLRRTGVPFLTTMHGRLDLLGLPQVMRAFADAPFVSISDDQRRPLPEANWIATIQHGLPKDLFRPSCESGSYLAFLGRLTADKGPEDAMRIARGARMPLRIAAKIPRAERAYFKNHLEPNIDGQQVQLVGEVDDAKKQPFLANAAGLLFPIGWPEPFGLVMIEAMACGTPVIAYRSGSVPEVVDDGVTGFIVDGEEQAIKAVKELGRLDIRVVRARFEERLAASRMANEYESRYRGLLAGRLA
- a CDS encoding response regulator transcription factor; the encoded protein is MRRVRLVIADRRPIVLQGFASLLGAQPDFEVVACCLDGASCLAAIRSLTPDVVLLEDGFTDVTASDILAVADDEGLSSRLVFFTATVACGDLARALATGACGAISMNAKPEALLQSLRLEKSGSDLARVGNEANGIASFGNNVLGVLTVNERTIMDLVAEGLSDSEIARMLGVSLEIVRIHIDHAREKLRINSRTELAALALSRRYGAMSILAAAIWAALDDSPGHAATESFTVMAANGCAEVVTIKISRKEAVSGGTPARGASKDRAGAASGTSSPTGKLVDPVAEIAASQFVQAALNAPRSGSSSYNIFMVAAFAALIYEVDGANHAVQAFDFGDDIVTSSTASDANGPASALLGCANFGGTAVYGGAFAFEFAQGDTIATDGSELYVGNAHAEDRGSGRETAIPRGSGTIDVVAAAANEAAQRDPTQTGRENGSNQGRSQSDLRAPDNNSEAAKLETAGDSLNHGQSQKALHESDDGSVAAKGHAKHETLGDGSNHGQSQKALHESDDGSVAAKGHAKHETLGDGSNHGQSQKALQEFDNGSVAAKGHAKHETLGDGANHGQSQKALQESDNGSVAAKGHAKHETLGDGSNHGQSQKALQESDNGSVAAKGHAKHETLGEDSNRGQAHGDLQTFEDGSAAGKQHARHPQAGDLDSGKPQHHIPMASVNSANDAHSALKIKTEGKGGPSSDNADQAKSAVGTDLGDSFHFKSGADNTSSGMYDLQQLSHGNGKAYGDGQHAVAREGPEPVQDADGIDISNAHHDHSWHANLHAAHDLIV